The following DNA comes from Hordeum vulgare subsp. vulgare chromosome 3H, MorexV3_pseudomolecules_assembly, whole genome shotgun sequence.
atgcatgatttcatatccttgtaattctcttcgagttgtgggttttgtttggccagcttgatctatgattcttgcaatgggagaagtgcttggttttgggttcatactgtgcggtgacctcacccagtgacagaaggggtagcgaggcacgcatcgtgttgttgccatcaagggtaaaaagatggggttttcatcattggtttgagtttatccctctacaacatgtcatcttacttaaggcgttactctgttcgtcatgaactcaatacactagatgcatgctggatagcggttgatgtgtggagtaatagtagtagatgcagaaagtatcggtctacttgtctcggacgtgatgcctatatgtatgatcattgccttagatatcgtcatgactttgcgcggttctatcaattgctcgatagtaatttgttcatccaccgtattatttgctattttgagagaagcctctactgaacactatggcccccgggtctacttcacatcatattttcagccttacacttttacttcgttgcacttttcgccttcagatctcactttgcaatcaatcttgaagggattgacaacccctttatagcgttgggtgcaagctcttttgtgtttgtgcaggtactctagacttgacgagattctcctactggattgataccttggttctcaaactgagggaaatacttactgctcctatgttgcatcaccctttcctcctcaagggaaaaaaccagcgcaagacaagtctccgtcaacgtgccaatttctggcgctgttgtctgttgccgtagaaaatgccgactgttgttgtgggggtcgcttctccttcttctccttgtgctagatatttgttatgcactagggggagtaggagtagcgaccatcatcgacggtcgaaaaatcagtgagggagtgtccaccatatatgagagaagaagaatgctgactgttgttgtgggggtcgcttctccttcttctccttgtgctagatatttaagttcctcaaccatatttattaagtaatttatgtcgtttatttaaaaatagctgacaactaatttctattgacaacttatttccatcccCTCTCGACGATTCTCATTCTCCTAGGGTTAGCGCTGCCGCCTCTGGCCACCTCCGACGTCGCCCCCGGCCACCTTCGACGTCGCCCCCGGCCACCTCCGACCCTGCCCCCGCACGGTACTACCACGCTCTCGCTCCCCTCTAGTTCATACTACCTGCATATGAAAACAAAAAAGTTATGAGATTAGAATTTACTGTGGTGAATTCGTTGCTGcctcaaacttgcaaacatgcaTAATCATTATTTACAGTTGATATAAAAAAAGGTGGGGAAGTAGTACATTGCACTATTTTGTTGACTAGAGGATCATGCTTATGCATCCATGAATCAAGAAGAAAATCTTGTGTTTGGGTTTGGGTTACCTACCTGAGCGTTGATCCCCTGAACATGAGCTAATTAGTTTTTGTAGGTATATAAATTAGCTGTAAAAAAACAGTTATATGTTATATGAACTTGGTTagtttgtcatatgatgttgccatgttctCTTGAGATAGCTTATGTCATATTTGGTTAATTTttcatatgatgttgccatgtcatatttggttgaaacattaaacaataagaaaaattTCTCAGAGGAATTTTTCTCGGCTTCGACAATtcccggcccgcatcctcgtcgtcgagtggtcgtcgagagcctgcttgataggtgccatgtccgggactgggctccgccgggctggcactgggaggtgctatcttccggggggcgcaccttggtgcggaatccgagtctcatcgttgacccggagcttctttggtggcggtcgcgtgggccattatTGGTGCCGAGGGAGCCggcccccacggaggtggtacgtcgtcgtgtcagggaggaggacgagcacgtgtgGCGCTACATAGCtgggttggatgccaggttctccaatacctgtcaggttctccagggacatcacccgagctatgatccggtgatggttccttatctttgggttgccaccgcctgcaccgTGAGACGTCAACTGGATTATTATTAGCGATATggtatgataatattcgagatgtattagtgataatatcaatTATCTTCGGTTTGTCATTGCTCCTTCTATGACtttcatgagttgttaaatgagtatgagttatatgtcatttaTTTGATGTCGATAAtccccatgttgttgatatagatgataatgtgttgtaaatgtcgatgatgaaaatgcaagtgctagtcgccatgtcattgatgtcgacgatgatgcattctgaatatTGTATAGAGCctgtataaatacatcacaaatacgtagagggtgcaaatctgtgaaagcagtaaaagttagcagtactgcttgaaaatattagcagtagcgcggctTAGCAGCAGCGCGCCATACgaacaagcgctactactagttatcagtagcgctggacaggaaagcgctactgctaacactacttaccagtagcgctgcccgtaccagcgctactactagtgttTAGCTGTAGGGCGATAGCAgatgcatatttccaacactactattagggttttccctagtagtgacggTACTATCGCTTATAAGCGATACTACCACTtgcccagagcggtactactgcttgagGCCTTTAGGACACATGCACAAATAACATAGGGGCAGCTTCATCGATGCGGGAAAGGAACGATGGTGCAAATGAATATGTGTAcgtattgattccacccaaatctTTCCGAagcgaccccctcttaatagtatggttctcctacgactcaaatccaccaaaaagAAACACATGAAAATAACCGTCTTCACTTTTAAACTCCAAGGGGGAAGAATCGTCTTGTGCCATACGATAGATTATCTGAAAGGTTTAATGCACGCGATTAGTTTGCAAATGCATTATCATCATTCACCAAAACGACTAAggaaaaatatgccctaacaatgatGGTAAAGCTCTCCTTGTGTATGGTGGTGATGATGGCGATCTCCTTCTTGGGAAGCTCTCCCTTTGGTTCCTCCTGCAAGACGAGTTTTCTCATGTCTCTGCACGCCCGATTCCTGATCCTAATTCATGGGATAGAAGTAGTCAGCCATCGGCAGTGGCACATGCACTCCATATGACTGCTCATGCAAGCGGTCGTGATCGCACAGAACACCGTCTTTTGCTCTAGAGCCGCTACCACCGATGCTTCTTTGGCTCTTTTGCTTTATTCTTTTATGACAGAATATTATCACATTGATTATAAAAAGTATCACACAATATGGACTCATCAATGTACCGGTTGGCCAACGATCTCGGATGGTTTGTGCATATAGGAGTAAGGGATGCCATGTAGAACCACTTCGCTGCGCAATCGGAGCTCAGGCGGACGGTTAGAGTGGCCGCGGGGCTGCTAGGGGCACACCGGCGGTGGCGCGAGGGCTGCTAGGGGGCACGACGGCGACAACGGCGACAAGCTTGGTGGGGGATGCGGCGACTCACTCGGGGTCGGGCTAATTTaggcaaaagaaaatgagaactcACCTAGCCCAGGTCCCACTCATGGAAAGCGGCCAAGACCATGACCCACCTGTCATATGCCACCCACCTGTCCTAAGATCTTAGACCCCATGCATCAATTACTGAGCAGATAACAATCAACTGCTTTGACCCGACGGAAAAGCTTCCTTTGAGCTTTTGTGAGAACGAGGCGATTGAAGGTGGGCAAAAGTATAGATAATTAGAAGTCGTGGACAAAACTGAGCACAACTAAGCAATCATGAGCACAAAAATGAAAAACCCCTTTGAGAAATTGTCACGGCGTTCAATGAAATGTTCGCAATGTATGAGAAATGTTCACaaatatcaaaaaaattcaaaactatGTCGATGACTTTTTAAAATTAACTTGAATTCACAAAAAAtgtgaattcaaaaatatttacAAACTTGGAATATTATTTTCATTAATTTGAAAATTATTCATGAGCTTCAGAAATTGtgcatgaattcaaaaaatgttcgcaaATTTTAAAATGTTCACTAAATTATaaaacatgaaaaataaaaaaaacaaggaaaagaaaatactaagagaaaaacaaggtgaaaaattaaaattaaaaaccAATATGGGCCGACCCATGCGTCAAACATGAAACACTTTTTTAACACAGTACAGACGCAAGCATTTATATACACATGCATAAACTCATCGCTATGAACGCACACACACATCTTATCCTTATAAGCACCATCGAAGTTTACATAGACAGTGTAGACGCATCATCGTTAACGGGAACGTCTCCTCCCACTAAAAACATATCAtcgaaaatcctgaaataaattaaGAACTAATGCAAACATGAAGACTTGATCCCTAATATGTGAGGGATACCATCGCTTTAACCATCCAACTATATGTTGGTTTGCTCAAACAGAAATCATTGTAGGATGCTAGGATCCTGTTCGGCAACACTCCATGGAATGGAGTATGTGGAGCGACGTACTACCCGCTCCTAAAGTAGAGTTGCATGCCACTCTATTCTAAACTGAAGTGGGGAGTGGACGATGTCGAACACGTCATaggtgcaaaaataattgcactgGCTAGGCTACAGTCGAGAAAATGAATCGACTACAAAGCTATACGTTTTTCTTTATGAAAACCTGCGTGCATGCACCAAGGCTGGGCTTTGATCGGTTTTTACTGCTAGAAGCGGAGCTACTGACCAAGACAGGGTTGCTGACGTGGCGCATGTGTTGTGCTGCGATGACTATATGTCAAAAGAGATGAAGTAGTGCGACGTGAGTTTCAGAAAAGTCAACACGATTGCGATGGCGGGATCGAACGGACGAGCAGGTGGTGGATGGATCGCGCAGATCCGCCGGTTGAAGGATAGAGTTTTCCATCGACAAATGTGTTTTTATAGCTACTCCCATTCCTGCAACTGGTCACCTGTTTCAGAAACCAAACCGCAACACGTGATATGTTGCAGACCAAGTAAAAGGTAACTCCGCTGATGATGGCCTACTCAATCATGGCGGAGCGACCAGAGTGGCTGGGCCCGAACGGTGGCCATCGATGTCGTACACATACTCGCAGGGAACGACATGCTCCTGCAATAGCGCCCCCACGGCCGTTGGCCGCTGCGCCGTCCGCCGCTGCGCCGGCTCGCCCCGCCTCGTCCTGGGTCAGCCCTCGCTCCGTAGCTGCCACTTCGCGTCTCTTCCCCTCTGCTTCCTCTCCCGCTCCTCTAACCTTGCAGCCATTCATCCCCTCCCAGTTTTCTGCAACACGGTCGTTGTTTCTGCAACGCGGCTgttgtttcaggagttgaagaaatTGTTTCTGCACCCCGTTCATTGCTTCAGGAATTATTTCTGCAACACGGCCGctgttgcagaaagacgaaggaaaaaaaatctgcaacaaagcgattgtttctgaaactcaacCTTTGTTTCACGAATTAATGGGTTcaaagtttattttttgcaataaaggGAATGTTTCTGCAACTCGATCGTCGTTTCAGGAATCACTGCTTGTCGGCCGGAGCCCGCGCGCGGATCGAACGGAGATTAGACAGCTGTGCGTGTAGATCGGACGTCAGTTGAGGTGGCagatgtttactaaacatccgtCGGTGGACTCGTAGCAGGCCCGTATACTATTCACCCAAACTTATTTGATCTCGGatgtaaaaacatggaaaactctATCCTTCAACCGGCGGATCTGCGCGATCCATCCACCACCTGCTCGTCCGTTCGATCCCGCCATCGCAATCGTCTTGACTTTTCTGAAACTGGAGCGTTGTTTCCGCAACTGGAGCGTTGTTTCGGAAAACTACCCAATCCATGTCTCCGCCTCCGCCTCGGCCCGAcaaccctcgccgccgccggcctgctACGGCTCGCCGCCCTCCGCCGTCCGCCTCCGGCGTCGGCCTGCCCGCGGCCTCGCGTGCCCTCCGTCGCCGCCCCTGCCTCGGCTCCGCCTCGGCTCCGGCGAACTTGCCTGCCGCCTGCTTGTTGCCGCtcagcctcgccggagctgccgcCATTGCCATGGCCTTCCCCGCCCTGCTCCCGGCCCCGTCGGCGAGCTCCCGCGACCACGGGGCAGCCGCCTCGCCTCACGCGGCCAGGGCCAGCCGCTGTCGCCCACACCGCCGGAGTGCTGCGGCGTCCCAGCTCGCTCTCGGCTCCGCCGTAGCCCCTCGGCcacgccggcgagctcccgcaACCAGGGGGCTAGACGCCTCGCCGCCCGTCGCCCCGCACCGCCGTAGCGCGGCCCCATCCCAGCCCGCTGCaaaaaattcctgaaacatgacctttgttgcaaaaaattcttccgCAACAGCACCCATGTTTGCAGAAAGACGAACATTTTTTCCTGAAACAagcaattgtttctgaaactcgaccgttgtttcaggatttaatggatccaaagtttattttttgcaacaaagcgattgtttctgcaactcgaaCGTCGTTTCAGGAATTAAATCAGGAGCGGATCGGACGGCTATGGGCGAGATCGAACGGCTGTGGAGGTGATGGATTTTTAGTAAATATCCACTGGTGGATTGGTAGCAGCCCCCTTTGTCGATAGAGTTCCAAGAGATAAGGATGAAAGACAGATGCGGTGTGTGGGCGTAATCAAGACGCGTGGCAAACACAGAACGCGGTGGATGTAAAAAAGAAAATCGATCGGTTGAACACCAGCTTTTTCCATagtatatttaaaaaatatttaaaaaatctgTGTTTAGGTAAACTTTGATAAACGTTTTAAGTGTATGtaaaatttcatcttgaaattgcaTTTGTGAAAGTCATGATAAAAAACAAAATCGAAACTCTGAAATTGCTAGTTTCAAAAACATTTTAGAGCACTAATTTTTATTTTTGCCACGACTTTAGAAAATGTGATTTCATACTGAAATTTTGTAAAGTTGGCTGTaaagaaaattaatttttttctaatacttttgaaatattttttaaaatttactgttcatccgagctcatttgagctcgagctcggATGTAGAAGAGCACATTCCTAAAGTAGTGGACCTATTTGATGATGTATAGATAGTTTGTATGTTAAGAAATAAGATAGCGTGGATTAATTTCTTAGGTATATTGGATCCttcaatgaaatgcattataATTAGTTAATAATAAAGCAATTATTGTATTATACAtacgaaaatttcaaaaaatgtgcaTAAGTTTTGTGAGCAAAACATTTTGaagtgcttcacatatataggCAAATACATTGACAACATGTTGAAAGCAGAAGACGAGACAAATGTCATTAAGAATCAAACAAAACACAAACAAGCGCAGACTCTAGCCAAACTCCACGAAAGCAAACAGTTCGCCACGCATCCACCAGCGCTACTCCTACTCGAGGCCGTAGTGCTTCTTGAGGAGGCCGATGAAGTCGTGCACCTCCTCCGGCGCCGTCAGGACCTTGGCCACGCTCTCCCTCTCCCCACACCGCCGCGCCCACTCCGCCAGCCTCGGGCACTCTTCCTCGACGCTGAACCCGCCTTGCTTCTCGTAGCTGTAGAACCAGGAGGTTAGCGGTATGAGCGTGACGTCCACGAACCCGAGCGCCTCGCCGCCGAAGAATGCCTTGTCCCCGAGCTCGGCGTCCAGCGTCCTGAGCGTCTCCAGCATCTCGGCCCGCGCCGCCGCGCGCccctcccccttgagcttccatAGCCGCGTCCCGCAGCTGTATACCCTCTTGTCCACGTAGTCGGCCCAGAAGCGCGCCTGCGCGCGCGCGTACGGGTCGGCGGGGAGGAGCTGCGGGGCCGCGCCGGGGAAGGCGTCCTCGATGTACTCGAGGATGACGAGGGACTCGCAGACGGCGCGGCCGTCGTGGAGGAGCACGGGCACCTTCTTGTGGACGGGGTTGGAGCCGAGGAGGAGGTCGCTCTTGTCGCCCAGCAGCTCCTGCTCCAGGGACTCGTAGACCAGGCCCTTCTCGGCCAGCGCAATGCGGCAGCGCTGCGCGAACGGGCTCACCCAGAAGTCCAGCAGCACCAGCCCCTTCTTCTCACCACCCATTTTCCTTCCGCTCCTTTCACTTTGGAGATGCAGGAACTGTGTTTGTTTCTGTGTGTGACTGTGTGGTCTCAGGGCCTTGCTTTATAAGGGAGAAAGGGAAATTCAAAACATCTCATTCACGCTTATTTTTTTCTCGTCTCATCGAACACTTAATTGTTTTTCCCATCTGACGGAACACGACGGCATCTCACACCTGGCCTCTGTGTTTGATGCTGAGCGCGGTTATCTCGTCAAGAATAGTTTATGCGCTCAAGGAACGCGAGCAGGGTTAATATTAACATGTAGCGGAACTCGTGCCATGTGCATCATGAGATTCTGACCCAATGATCTTCTGTTGCTAGCTGGAgtacaacaaaataaaacactTTGCGTGTATCTTCGGGTGAGATCTCACGAATATGGGAAACACTTTATATCACCCGCGGATCGCAGCCTCTCTTTCCCCGTCTTTGCACATCACGTATTTCATGACCACTATTATTCGTTTTTGTAACTGGACCGTTGTTGCAATCTCTCGTCCTAAGTCGCCTCCCGTGCTTCTTCTTAGTTTCAGTCTAGTCCGCCGCCTCCCTGCACCGCTTCGAGCTCCCATCGAGTCGCCGCCTCCCTATGTTGCTTCTTCTGCCGCCACTCGTCACCGGCTAGCATGCCAACGAGCTTTTCTGGCGAGCCGCACTCTGTTGCAAGGCATGCAACGAGACTGACCAAGATCCCCTGTCGACATGTCACCTCCCCTGATGCAGTGGCCTCTACGTGGTGTAGGTGGTCCTGCCGGTGGTATGTCTCGCGGCGCCACCCTTTCTCAGATCCGGTTCGTTGGtggatggtggtggtggtcaggTTGTGTTGTTCATCGACGGTTGCTCGTCTCCTTGGTGTTGTGTGGTTCGATCGATGATTCCTGGATCCGACGTCTTTGGTCTGCTTCTGCCGTAGATCGCTCTCTGTTGGCAGTGGCTGAGCTCCTTCCCCAGTGCTTGTAATAGGTGGAGAGGCTTAAGGCTCTGGGCGAAAGCCTTGGTTCGATGGGGATCGAAGGATACTGCTActgtaacaaaagaccttccaatggcgtcagaaataggtgtgtcgacggcaccaagaatccttctgctacggctacgccttaagggacttcctaggcaaatatgcaaaggatttcccccatggccttggacccttgcgttggtgttccctcgaagcggaaagggtgatgtaccgcagcggtggtaagtatctccctcagtttgagaaccaaggtatcgatccagtgaaggagtatcataagagcctgcacaaacacagaaAGCTTGCtccaaacgctatgaaggggttgtcaatcccttatagattgttcgccaagtaagaactgaaagcaacaaagtaacaaagcaaagtaaaatcaaaagtggaaacgataggtgtgaatagacccggggctcgTAATGTCTactggtggcttctctcatgaaagcaagtagacggtgggtgaacaaattactgtcgagcaattgatagaaccgcgcaaagtcgtgacatcatctatggcaatgattatatccataggcatcacgtccgaaacaagtagaccgatactttctgcatctactactattactccacacgtcgaccgctatccagcatgcatctagtgtattaagtccaaaagaacagagtaacgccttaagcaagatgacatgatgtagatggacaatctcatatctacgacagagcccaccttgttacccttgatggcaactacacgatgtgtgccttgctgcccctactgtcactgggaaaggtcaccacacggtaagaacccaaaaccaagcacttctcccattgcaagaatcatagatctagttggccaaacaaaacccaagactcggagagacttacaaggatatcaaatcatgcatataagaaatcagcaaagactcaaatatatatcatagataatctgatcacaaatccacaattcatcggatctcgacaaacacaccgccaaagaagattacatcggatagatctccatgaagatcatggagaactttgtattgaagatccaagagagagaagaagccatctagctactaaatacggacccgtaagtctgaaatgaactactcacgagtcattggaggggcgatgatgatgatgaagaagccctccaactccaaagtcccctccggcagggcaccgggaagggtctccagatgagatcttgc
Coding sequences within:
- the LOC123440482 gene encoding probable glutathione S-transferase GSTU1 gives rise to the protein MGGEKKGLVLLDFWVSPFAQRCRIALAEKGLVYESLEQELLGDKSDLLLGSNPVHKKVPVLLHDGRAVCESLVILEYIEDAFPGAAPQLLPADPYARAQARFWADYVDKRVYSCGTRLWKLKGEGRAAARAEMLETLRTLDAELGDKAFFGGEALGFVDVTLIPLTSWFYSYEKQGGFSVEEECPRLAEWARRCGERESVAKVLTAPEEVHDFIGLLKKHYGLE